The Phaseolus vulgaris cultivar G19833 chromosome 10, P. vulgaris v2.0, whole genome shotgun sequence DNA window ATACCATAACCACCCCAAATTCATATTTTACAatcacacttttttttaattaaagtgcAAATGTGTGTTTAATTAAAGTGAAGGAGACGAACATGTGTCATTGCTAGAAATTGAGTAATCTTAGAGTACATAGTGAAGTTCAGATTAAGAAAAAATCTCGTTATTTAATTGTAAATCGTTTTATTTATGTCAATGATATCGTAATGGAGCCTTGCTGCCTCATCTTCATTTACATCTTTAATTTGCAATTGTCTACTGTGTTCTCGAACGGGattgggacctagagaactattgagacTCTTTTTGTGCTTCTTTGGTCGGTCAGTCGGACAACACTTCACTTCCTCTCCTAGCAAGCTCCTCACCCCTACTCCTCTGTCTTCACATAGTCTCAACTCAGATGACatttcgacgctcaagtcagattTAGTATTTGGTACTCGGTATGCTTAGTACTGAACAATGACGTACTTGATTCTTGAAatttgtgctatttatattattttagtggaCCTTTCTTATTGGGCCAGATTAGAGAGTTTGGGTCATGTTTATGAATGTATTATCTCGCTCTTGATTGCTGATTAACTTAACTAACTCTGCTTAAGCGTAATTGGATTTGTAGTGTCGATTGACCCATTGATGGAGATTGAGACTCAGTCTTAGTCGTGCGGACTCTACCAGTACATCTACTTTTCTGTTCCTTAAACAAATGCTGAATAttttggaaagaaaaaaaaaagacattctataagtttaaatcaattttattaatttggcttataataaaatcaacttatagATAAGGTTTgcactcatttatatattataaaatgtcttTATATCTAATCGATGTGAAATTTCCAATACAATTTTCTTGTGTCGAGACTTTCCAAACTCATACGGAAGATTATATGATGAATAGTATGATAATGGATGATCTAATAAGTCCAACAAATTCtcattaaaataaactttaaatatctctgataccatattaaaaattGGACTTTAAATACATCAATATCTTTTCTCTTTATTACTTTATCTTTAAGTTGAACTATGATCATTTAATCCggaaaaaaatacaagaaaaaaaaagcaaaaaatacaagaaaaaaaaagcacacaattatagttaaaaaaatgcaaataatTTGGAGTCGGTTTCCAGAAGTAAATTATCCACTTTTAAATGTGTGGAAGTATAAATGCAATTGAACCATAACTTTAGGAATGAATTCTTAAATAGGGTAGAGATTCTACTGCCTCCAAATGAAAAGCTTCACGCTTCAAACTCAACGGTTATTTGTGTGTTTTCATcgacattattattaatattatataaaacaGTATATATGCCAAGTTTCTACCGAATAAACGAGAGCCATAGTCAaccatatataaaataaacaaaatcgaacctttatcataaaatatgttttaaactttgaaaataacTCTTACTTAAAGAAAACGAGTGAATTgttacattaaaaataataaaaattaactatttGTTCCAGAGACGCACAACCGTTGACATTTTTGTGTTGCAGAAGAGGGATACCCTGTGGAAATTGGCCATGCATGCATCTTGAAAAGGAACGAATAAAACTGAGAAATTcaatattttcaactttttattttctttttacctTTCGATGTCATCAAGCAATAGTTAATTCgcaactttaatattttatgttttcaaaatttgtaccttggttctttatttttttaacgtcatttaaaatagtatttctTTTGTCAATTAAcgtaattaacatttttttaaaataattaattttaatatggtAATGTTTCAAAACTGacaaaaatacttaaattaatttcaaaattgtcaaaatacttaaattaattattataataaagtaAATTACTAAGTTTTGTAATGTAAACATAATGACAATTCTAATGTTTGTAAATCCATTATTTTTCTCTCACTCCTTCTTTCACCTTCACTTCCAAGTGTAAGAAGAAGATGGATGTAAggaaaatgataattaattctTTGAGTTATGTAAATGATAAATGTcataattcaataatatttcatgtAAATAGATAGACACTTATAgacttaataaaattataatttaacctataatttaagaatttgaattatttttttacataattttagaGTATGAGATTAATAATAACGATTTATTCTCaagtttgtgttaatttcaggaatATAGGGGAAGATGGAGATAAAATGACTAAACAAGAATTGACAAGTTAAAGGCAAAATAAAAGGACAAAGTTGAGCATTGAAAACTCGCTCAATAACTCGCCCAAACAAGATCAATCTAGAGAGAAAATTGTTCTATGGAAAAAACTCACCCAAGACTCGCTATAGTTAGTTTCCCTCTAACGAAGTTGTGTTTTTCTCGTGAAACTCACTTAAGCAAGTAATAGCTCGTTTAAGCGAAATGTCACTTAACCTAcatcaaattaggttaaataggaggGTAAGGCAGAACTCTGGACATGAATGGGAGGATAATCAGAGATAGAAAACCCTAAAAGAGGtagtcgtcaaggagaaacaccctaaatcttcttttcttgctttccatgcttgtaatgaccaatatgagtggctaagtattccctttgggattgagagtaatttgttcaaactatTATGTATtgagtttatatatatttattatatttgatgattaatattatcattttattcttcaagtttgaatctttattcatgattttgatagTTAGAGTTGactgaaaaatatttgtaagCATCTGACATAAATTATAAGTTTAATATAGTTGAATGTTAGTAATAGATTTGAAATGctaattgttttataacatttgttcgtAATGATAAGAAAGTTTTTGTAAATACGTGAGAAATCGATATCTAGTAGACAATCTTAATAACTttgtatgcgaggaatcaatatgaatatttttatatgtgcatcaatgtcaataaagataaaatgttatatgtttttatatattcattGAAAACACATACGAGTGAGAAGGATTAACACCAATTCCAATTTTCTCTGTTGAATCATCTAActcatttactttgtttttattttaatttcttacaaATTCATGATACAACCAACTTTTCAAACAAACTTTGACAGGTCTTTTTATATTaagtgaatattatacttgagattttagaattgtTCATTGTGGGTTCAATATTCGTCCTTATGGACAATTTACTATTTATGACTCGGTACACTTGCTGAATTAGAGTCATcaataaatacaaaatgaaCACTTGCGAAAGTAATAAACAAACAGAAAGAACATagataaaaatagaataatgacaTTGAAAAGTTTTAACGTGAGAAAACCTTCTTGACTTgagaagtaaaaataaaaactcacgAAACTTAGTACAGAAAATGTCTtcattataaaatttgtttatcttgttttataaaaataacactTAGTCTCgtccaataaaaataaaatagaatgtcAAACTAACCTCATTAGAATTTATAATCTTACACTTAAAAGAAAACGAGTGAATTGTTacattaaaaatagtaaaaactAACTATGTTACCTATTCCAGAGACGTACAACAGTTGATAGATTTTGATACATATAACCAACCAAAACAAATGTAATGTAAGTCATAGGAATAGAGTCGCCAACCATCTTATAAAACTTTTATGTTAAGGTCTAATGATGTTGTAGACGTTTGGGACTAAAAATTGGTGAAAGAGTATATTCCAAAAGGCAAAAGCAGTTTTTGTCAGCTGGAAGTGGCAAATGCCTATAGAATCTAATGCTTTTCACATTTTCTGTCATTCCATGTTTGTTAGCTGTTAATAGGTACAGTAACAAAAGCTGATCTTGTTTAACCATATAGCATCATCTATAAATAGCATTTTATGGCTCATACATTTTCATACTCAAACCAAAGAAGCTTCCACCATCAAGCTTGATTTTAGCATTTCCATGGCTCACCCAATTCTGATTCGTCCATGGTCTCGTTTGGCCTCTTTGCactctccttcttcttctgcaGAGTCACATCCTAAACCTCAGCTTCCACAACCTTCTTTCAAAACAACAAACACTAACTCTCACGACACCAATGCCATTGCCACCAAATCTCTACCAACAACAGCAGATGTTCACACCCCAATTCACTCACCAAACCTCAAATCTACTACCCCTATGGTCTTTCCAGCTGCCAAATTGAAGGTTCAACCTCCCCCGGTGGTAGAAGTCACCATTGAAAAGCCTAATGATGGCAAGGGCAATGCTTCATTGAAGAATGAATCAGAAGAAACTAAGAACAAAGTCATTGGCCCAAATGAAACCAAAGGAAAAGGTATTCACACAAAGGTCTCAGAGGGTCATGGCGTAAGGGTCATAACAATTTCAGGGGAAAACAGAGGTGCTTACATGAAAATAACACAATCCCAAAAGAAGCAGCCCATTCACAAGATGGGGAATTCTGATGGTGAGAAAGTGAGAACACTATCTTCTCCTCCAAACAGAGCTTTTTATGGGAACAGCAACGTGCAGTGTGTCAACAACTCAATGCTGTTGAACTCTAGTTTAAGCCACCATGAACCAGGAGTGCACCTTATTGTCCCAAAAAGGCCATTTCCCAAAGGATTGCATCTCAAGGAACGTGATGAAGTTCAGACAATTGATTTAAAGGCGGCGTTTTAAGCTAGTTATTCTTTGTTTTAAGCCTAGTTATGGTGTGGTTAtgtaataaactaaaaaataacgTAAAAATATGAAGTTTTAAGTTATAAATAATTTCATCTCTTATGTTAGAGATCAAATAGGGATTGATGATGTTCTAACTCTAGTTTTCCAAGGAATAGGAGTCCTCAATTGATGCATAAAATAAGAGTCTTCAAAATtgctattttgattttttttttcttttattgataaataagtgatgtataattttattattataaatatctgATTATTTGGTGGTCATTTTCGATCTTACAAAAATGTCTATATTCCGATATATAATCTGAACTATACCgcaaataaatgaaaaaaagagaaGAGGTAGTAGTTGTGGGGAACACAAAACttagaaaatgaaatgaaaaagcAAAGGAGGAAAATTACAGAGAACTGTTAAAAAGGGAAACggtctttaaaattaaaatcaggTTCCAGACGGTATCCTATTAAGATTCTATTTGTTTCTAACAACGGATTTGCTGCAAgcgaagaaaaaaaaacacaaaaataaaaaaataatgaaaagtaAAAAACGAGTTAAAAATACTTCGGcgttttttctttataaaatacaaacactatgtgtgtgtgtgtgtatatatatatatatatatatattaaataataattaaaaaataaaaaataatgataaaaataaataatagtaataataataaatattattattattataaaattttctttatatgatattaaatattaatatatattccACCACTATGAATATAAGATTTTTAATTATCAAATCCTAAACTTATCATGTGATATTATAAAACttattaactatttaaaaatatattaagttattattattgtacaagtttttatataatattcaataacaATAGAAAACCCacaaaatttttaatatttatatatatgaaaattttaaaatttgactaTCAGTACTAGATTATCATTATGGTAATGttaaatttttatgtatttaaaaaagTAGAGAGAAACATGAAAtcctttcatatattttaaattattataaaatttgatataATCAATTTATCACAATTTAATTAGTCAATTTTAACTAGAGTCACAAAATGGGTCAAAACAGTTTATTTTGACTCGATCTCCATTGTCTACCAACAGTGATCCGTCAAGGTTATGCGGGCGGAAAATAGTAACACACATCGTCATAAGACGGGTTGGCGTGTTGACTCgctccttttaaaaaaaaattgtaatttttgttttgttttatatctATTTACTTTGTTATAATCATTGGTatcattttttgaaaaataaaaaatacaagaaagagtaataaaaattaaatcaaattttaatgttATAATGAAAAAAGGTTTAATatctaacaaaataaagtaaatatcaacaatactttaataaatcaaattatgtataaataaataagttaatgtaaataaaattttgtataaaatattgaCCACCACcgatttttattctaaaaatgtGAAATCctgtgtaaaaaataaaaaatgatgtgTTGATTATCTCATCCCACCAATGATCCACAGACTGACGAATTAAACAAACCGGACTAATACAAGTTAATTGATTCAAAAACTATTCCACCCTACCTAAATTATGGTGGACAATGGGCCTATTTTGCTACCAGAGGCTAAGTAGGAATTTCTTCAAAGTTGTCATTTAAAATACTATTAATTTTTCTATTACTAAAAAAagtttacttttaatttaaaactaatttctcaactaattattatttttcgtTGACTACAAGAAACGctataaatttttatgtttatgtaacaaataaagaaaaactaatTTACTTAGATTGATTTGAATATAAAATACGAAACAAATATGGGTAAAAAAGAAAGtccatttaattttattttgaattaacaTTTTTGGACTTGATTTACGTCTATCAACAAGTGCTACAATTTCACATCTTCATGATATCATGGTCCATTTATTTTCCGAAATtagtatgaaaataattaaattacgGATACATGAACCCAAACATCTGTAATGACTTCAGCACCCAACCAAATGAAACTTCAACATGAAATATCAAATCATGATTACGCTATATATAACATGAAGTAAATGAAATGGTTTCGGCACAAAGAACACATGCAGTGTTCAAATTTGCACTGTTCAAAGTTGATGAAATGGTTTTGAGCATTTTCTCCGAACCATCTCCCAAAAGATATGAACCGATTCTCTTATCCAAATAAGGAAATTCTTACTTTTCGggtaatttataaatttggttGGCTTGTTTGAAACTTTTATTGTCTATCTTcaactctttttcttttttactttcatTGAGGTCTAGCAATGAATATTTTCTGAGGATCCTATACATTACAATATTCTTGCACCCTAGATAGAATACATAACCTATGTATGTGTAGTCATCTACACATTAGAGATGATTCGTCAGAACAGATATAAAAAATCAACAAGAAAGCGATTTACAACCAGATCAACATATAAGATGTTAAGACCATCCACACAAAAACTAAAGTGCTAAAGATATTCATCCCTGACAAAAGCTAGACCCAAGAACTAAGACACATCCTAGACCACTATATACCCATCATTTTAAGCAGAAAAAATCTCACTTTGGTGCATCCTATAACAAGAGTTTGATGCACATAATGGGATTAAGGTACCAATATGAAAAAGTAAAgtttgatttaaaatatataatagatCCTATACCAAGGCCACACGTTTCTCTGCACAGTATCAAAAATATCTTCAGCATTTGTTGAACAAGACTTGGTTTCTTTGTTTCAAAGATTAGGTTACATTTTTTACCAAGATGGTTAAAACCAAAAGGATTGAAACTTTGAAGAGGATTGTTATGAATTACATTATAGATTCCCACCCAATTTTCACACATATATCAGACTTTTGTGTTAAAttacatagaaaaaaaaaaataagtgttgAATAGTTTCTAATCCGTCAGAACTCATAGGACATTATTCTGATCTAGGAAGAGTCAACCCCTACTCAGATGGTGAATGATTTACTATGTAGTTATCCAGAAACATACTACACCgacaaatatttttgttatatttttttattattattatacttattataattatacttcttattataattatcaatattaatattattaataatataaacattatttatataattaataattaatgtcactaatattattcaaattattacattattaattattataattattattcatattactAATACTATTTCatactattatattaatattataattattgatactattatattaatattataattattgatattattatattaatataatttgtattattatttatattattaatattaataattttataatgttaatagTATCGGTTCATAGATAATAGTCATCAATTTTagttaataaataaaactaatttttttttctgaaataatatttatcaatattaaATCATGTATTATTCACTAATTGGGATATGTAAGTACGTAATATTCATCAACTTGAGTTCGTAGGTAATATTTATCCATTCTAGTCTCTGAATAAATCTAGAGATAATCTtgtatgcttttttttttctttttattttttttattatctacaattattatttataattgttaaatataaatattagttatgattattatttataattattcacattgtaataatattattaatattacgcATATTATTAGaatgattaatatttttaattgtattaatatttgtagtgttattaatattataaaaattggataaaaatattaatattattaataataataataaaatatttatataaatattaatattgaattTAATTAAGAATATATATTTGTGGGTGTAAAATTTACCTATAGACATAAATTTgtgattaataatttataaataatgcTGAATTTACTTACGGATTCATATctatagataatattttatagatAATATTGAATTTATCTACAAAATTATATCTGTAAGTAATACTGAATTTATCTACATATATTCAGATCAATTGATAAAAATTTGTTGATaaatctgaattttttttaagtaaagaGTGAGAAAATTGATGATACCATCTTCACATCCCATGCGAGTTTTGTAAAACAGCAATTGTGTCGGCAACTCAATAGTGTTGAACACGGGTTTAACCCACCGTGATCTAGGAGGACTGCATCTTTTAATCCCAAAGAAGTCATTTGGCGAAAGATTCTAATGTGGCGTTTAAGTTAGTTTATTCATATTTCTGGCTTGTTTAATacgaagaaaagaaagaaactcCTAGTTTTGCCACACAATAACAAAATGTCAAATTAAAAAGCATTACAACCTTaattagaagtttttttttgtttagtttggTTTTTATGGTTGAACCATCAATACTATTTTTAGTTTGGAACACATCTAACgctgattaaaaaatataataactgtACAAATAAAGAGGTactaataaaaacatttaatttagttgttttttttaatatttgatacttttaaaatgaaaataaaatatttagtaggaaatattaacaaaaacataTTGTTCTAATCttaaattcattaaaataatatgttaTGATTTATTATCCTATTTAAGGTATTATTGGCTTTGAAAAAGCTCTTCTTATCTTAAAATATGTATCAAGTAgtaatagtattattattttatattaaaaatttcacGTAAAATTAATTGATCAAATAATGTAAGTTTCGTTGAGTTTTGCACCTTACTTAACGAGTCTTgtgtttcataaaaaaaaagaaacaggTTAAAGTTCTTTACAAACTAAAGTTGTTATTGTCCCTTAAAATTGTCAAACCCATCTTTTTAGTGAACATATTTATTGGGGGTGTTAATTGCACGACTTCAAAAAAGTTTTTAGTTGGATTGTAATCAATGGTGttaaattttcttcttcttgtcagatcagaagaagaagaagaacgtATCAGATGAATGTCAGAGTCCAGGATCAATGTATACGATTAGTTCATAACAGATTTTAGTAGAGTTGGTTAGGTGTggacataatattattatacgTTGAGTTTTTATACATTCTTCTGAGAACATAGAGCAACTGTAGAGGAAAACTAAAGTGCAAGGACACCATAGATTCTTTTCTATGACACATTTGTAGGGGAGCAAGGTCTAATAATGTGTGGTTAGCAGCTGTTTCTTAGGGTTCCAAAGCTAGAGGCAAAGGACCATGTTGTCTTTCTCTCAGTGGATTACGAGATATTTCAGTCATGTTCAATGTTCCACTCCCATTTCCTACCTCTTTTTATAAACAATTGAGTGAGTATAAACTGGTAAATGTTCTCTGTACAATATACATTGTGTTAAAGTCTGGAATAGGCATTGAATCCTTCCCCAAAAGGCTTATAATAAGGATTAACGTGTAGTTTTCTAAAGAGACTGAATTCCTCCATAAGCAAaatctttatattattatatatagtttGTGTAAAGCTGGAAAGTGCCCAATTGAATCTAATGCTTTTCACATTTTCTGTCATTGAGTGTTTCGTACCAGGTAACATGGTCTAATAATATTCCTCCTGCTCCAGAATCACTTCCTAAACCTCAGTCTGCAGAACTTTCGTCCAAAACAACTAACACATCCTCTCTCATGACAGAAAAGAAAGTGTATACCAAAAACACCAAATCTTCACAGCCCAATGCAGTCACAAAAGCTCAAACTCTCTACCCCAATTACCTTCCCACCTTCTACGTTAAAGttcgtgggataacatattatagATGATCGATAGCTTACGAAatagactttaagcctaattcaactccataaaactgttcattatatacaatgaaatactctaatctctagtcgatgtgaaatTCCAACACAAGTTTAGCTTGAGATTAAGACAGTTCTAGAAAAAGAAGTAACCGATGAAGAAGCTAATGGAAATGGAAATGGCAGTGGTGCACTTAAGAATGAATCGGTTGAAAATCAAGTCATTGGCCATAATGAAAAAGAGGTGACTACAAAGGTGAAGAGTTCCTATCGCCAATACCAAATAACATTTTATCTCCAAATATAAGACATCGGAATGTAATGTCCAGAACTCCCATTAATAGTGTAGTTGAAATACTAAACAAATCATTATAATAGAGACTTTCATACAGTTGACATATTCAATCCGCTTGGTTAACGCAAACAATAACAGGAACATCATTACAAGAAATTAAGAGATTAAGTAAGATTATGTCATTAATCAACTACCAAATCAACTCGATAAGTCACGAGTCTTAAAAAACTTGGATCTACACGAGACCTACAGGGAAAGGCTCATCTTAAAATGATATAAATAGGAGGTCCTTCCACTACTAACAATTTTTACTAACTTTTGACTACTTGGTTTCTAAATactagaataaaataatttaataacaaCGAATTTAtagataaactaaaaaattattgatatataaagttgtatagtgatgtctaacatgaatttttttatttatatatatattattaataaaaaaattataaaataatttttgtatgtAATTCGTGACTGACAATTTGTatgtaatgttgaatttacctaTCAAAACACATATATGGGTAATTTATCTACAAATATGTATTTGTAGGTAATAATCTATACGTATAATGCTTAgtttattgataaataaatatttgtggaTAATATTTGTATctaatattaattgat harbors:
- the LOC137818041 gene encoding uncharacterized protein produces the protein MAHPILIRPWSRLASLHSPSSSAESHPKPQLPQPSFKTTNTNSHDTNAIATKSLPTTADVHTPIHSPNLKSTTPMVFPAAKLKVQPPPVVEVTIEKPNDGKGNASLKNESEETKNKVIGPNETKGKGIHTKVSEGHGVRVITISGENRGAYMKITQSQKKQPIHKMGNSDGEKVRTLSSPPNRAFYGNSNVQCVNNSMLLNSSLSHHEPGVHLIVPKRPFPKGLHLKERDEVQTIDLKAAF